The Lacerta agilis isolate rLacAgi1 chromosome 5, rLacAgi1.pri, whole genome shotgun sequence genome has a segment encoding these proteins:
- the LOC117046403 gene encoding receptor-transporting protein 2-like has protein sequence MNMDFWRAVFKEKMEAVKPRDSWRLTMDRSLNFHDVEARWRKSLQEHAHGSFTCSRCYHRWSSHQVVILFHMHLERYEEQGSVRMRTFRQQCYQCSSEKYEEPQFSEEDVGHIVECLIFSIRKKCYGEHLDDSGLFEVVSENRGPHKPEHCEACHLGIHNARQRWPRRSGHHREPQRPAYLPAILQESMENLAGFQLPTSLTFGLDGFG, from the exons ATGAACATGGACTTTTGGAGGGCGGTTTTCAAGGAAAAAATGGAAGCAGTGAAACCGAGAGATTCCTGGCGACTAACAATGGATCGGAGCCTAAATTTCCATGATGTCGAAGCTCGGTGGAGGAAATCGCTGCAGGAACATGCTCACGGAAG cTTTACATGTTCACGATGCTACCACAGATGGTCCTCACATCAAGTTGTCATCTTGTTCCATATGCACCTGGAGCGATACGAGGAACAAGGGTCGGTCAGGATGAGGACCTTCAGGCAGCAATGCTACCAGTGCTCTTCAGAGAAGTACGAAGAGCCACAGTTCAGCGAGGAGGATGTTGGCCACATCGTCGAGTGCTTGATCTTCAGCATCAGAAAGAAATGCTACGGGGAACACTTAGATGACAGCGGACTCTTTGAGGTGGTATCTGAGAACAGGGGCCCTCATAAGCCTGAGCATTGTGAAGCTTGTCACCTGGGAATACACAATGCACGTCAAAGGTGGCCTAGACGTTCCGGTCATCATAGGGAGCCCCAAAGACCAGCATATCTCCCGGCCATTCTGCAGGAGA GCATGGAGAACCTTGCTGGGTTCCAGCTCCCAACATCCTTGACTTTTGGCCTTGATGGCttcggctga
- the LOC117046404 gene encoding mannan-binding lectin serine protease 1-like — protein MPEITQFKEEMWFGGKRVGKGRGLIRGALQVGREVCGKPRFSRSLLARIANGRYAQRGISPWVAMLQRNGRPFCGGSLLDNHQVTILALSCSPGNRWIVTAAHCLHHELDLENPVLRSSDVISPSSFKVILGKHRTQREDDTEQQLQPRRISIHPSYKAPTFEYDIALVELSEEARMNDYVMPVCFPDRAYPKDTMVIVSGWGKQFLQRLPDALMEIEIPLTDHAVCKEAYRKLQKVVTGDMICAGERQGGKDACSGDSGGPMVTLNNQTGQWQLIGTVSWGDGCGLNDRYGVYSNVLLTLPWIKQVTRLQY, from the exons ATGCCGGAAATCACCCAGTTTAAGGAAGaaatgtggtttgggggaaagagggtggggaaaggaagggggttGATCAGAGGTGCTCTgcaggtgggcagggagg tGTGTGGGAAGCCCAGGTTCTCCAGGAGCCTGCTTGCTCGCATTGCCAACGGGCGATACGCCCAGAGAGGGATCTCGCCGTGGGTCGCCATGCTGCAGAGGAACGGGCGCCCCTTTTGCGGGGGGTCCCTCCTAG ACAACCATCAGGTCACCATCTTGGCCCTTTCTTGTTCCCCAGGAAACAGGTGGATCGTGACGGCCGCTCACTGTCTCCACCATGAACTCGACCTGGAGAATCCTGTCCTCCGAAGCTCCGACGTGATCAGCCCTTCGTCGTTCAAGGTGATCCTAG GGAAACACAGAACCCAAAGGGAAGATGACacagagcagcagctgcagccccgAAGAATCTCCATCCACCCATCTTACAAGGCGCCCACCTTTGAGTATGACATCGCCCTGGTGGAACTGTCTGAAGAGGCCAGGATGAATGATTACGTGATGCCCGTTTGCTTTCCAGACAGAGCCTACCCCAAAG ACACCATGGTCATCGTCAGTGGTTGGGGGAAGCAGTTCCTGCAACGTCTCCCAGATGCCCTGATGGAG ATTGAGATCCCATTGACAGACCACGCAGTGTGCAAAGAAGCCTATCGCAAGCTGCAGAAGGTCGTGACGGGAGACATGATCTGCGCTGGAGAAAGACAAG GAGGAAAAGATGCTTGCAGCggagactccggaggccccatgGTCACTCTGAACAACCAGACTGGCCAGTGGCAGCTCATAGGGACAGTGTCTTGGGGCGATGGGTGTGGCTTGAATGACCGCTATGGAGTGTATTCCAACGTCCTCCTGACTCTGCCTTGGATTAAGCAGGTCACAAGATTGCAATACTGA